TGCATATTAAAAAGATTGATCTGTTATCCATAACAAATGAACCCGTGTCCATGTTATTTCATACAAATCAACCTTTTTCCCCTTTATATCTAATTGCCATTAATGTTGTATCATCCTGTCTGGTATGATGGATGTTTTGTTTATAAGCATCGGTAATCCGTTCAACATTATAATCTTTAAAATAATAAGCTGATAGCTCTTTATCCTTCACGCCGTCCGAAAACACAATAAAATTGGTTCCATCGTTTAACTTCTCTGTCATTACCTTTACTCCTCGATAACGCGAGCCGAGATATCCAGAACTTGGAATATTTCGCTTCTTTTTACATCCTTGTTCCAAAATAATGATACCTATATTCCCAATGGAGGAAAAAGTAAAGGATTGGTCGATAAAGTCTATTTTCAGAATTCCCATTACGGCTCCACGCATGCCAACAAGCTGTTTATTACATAAATCAATAATTTCTTTGACTGTTTGATGCTTATGCTGCTTCACAATATCGACAACAACTTGCGAGGATTCTTTTGCAATCTCTCCGCTTCCCAGACCATCTGCGAGCACTCCTAAAAATAGCTGGTCTTCTTCTATAAAAAAGTAACTGTCTCCACAAAAATGATTACCTTTTTTAGATTTTTGATAAACGGAAACATCTACATATTTACCTGAAATCAATCGAATACCTCCGTACTTTCTGACTGCATGGTTTCTCGTAGTTTTCGGAGTGCTCGTCTTTGAAGACGTGAGACATGCATTTGGGATATACCCAGCATTTCCCCCGTTTCTTTCTGACTCATATTTTTAAAGTAGGTACATTCTAAAATGACCTGTTCCCGTTCGGATAAAACAGGAAGGATTTTTTCAAGCATCATTTTTTGCTCTGAATTCTTAAAGCTATCATCATCATTGCCAATTAAGTCAAGAATAGCAACGGTACTGCCGTCTGAATCAGCTTCAATTTTATGATCCACAGATAGTGCCTTATAACTTTTGCTCATTTCCATTGTTTCTAATACTTCTTCTTCTGGTACACCAATATATTCTGCAATTTCTTGAATGGTAGGAGATTTTTGATTTTTAGCCGTCAGTTCATCAGCACTTTTTCGGATTTTCGGTCCCAATTCTTTAATACGGCGAGGGACATGCACACTCCATGTTTTATCCCGTATAAATCGTTTTATTTCACCGATAATGGTTGGGATTGCGAATGATTCAAACGACTTACCATAGGAAGCGTCGTACCTCTTAATTGCCCCAAGCAATCCAATCATGCCGACTTGCACAAGGTCTTCATGAATGGCACTGTTTTTGGAGTACTTCCGGGCAATGGATCCAACAAGGTTCTGGTAGGTTAAAACAATTTTTTCCTGTATTTCTTCATTTGCTGGATCTTCTTGAAGTGCACGTATCCATTGGTAAACCTCATCTCCCCCTCTATTGAATGGTTGAGATTTGGTCGTCATCCATGTCCACCTCTTCTTCTCTATTGTATTTAGTCATAATAACCATTACACCATATTTGTTGTTAATTTTTACTTCATCCATTAATGCTTCAATTAGGAACAGGCCGAAACCTCCTTCTCTAATTTTTTCAACTGGTTCATCGTTTTTATATGGTCCCGTCTCATTCTTTACCTCTTCCAGATCAAAACTTCCTCCACGATCTGCTACCATGATTTCCATTCGGTCATCATATACGCCAAAGCCAACTGTGATTTCACCGGACTCTTTTTCTTCATATGCATGTTCGACAGCATTTGTAATCGCTTCTGATATAGCAACTTTCAAATCCTCAATTGCATCATAAGAAAAACCTACCCGATTAGCAACGCCTGAAAGCGTTAAGCGCATCACTCCAATATATTCCGCTTTTGCCGGCACCTTCATTTCGATATAATCAAATGCTTCCATTACTCATTGCCACCTCGAATCGCTGCTTTAATATCCATAACACCATTCAGACCAGTTATCTCAAAAATGCGATACACCCGTCCCTGGACATTTTTTAAAGTGAAATGACTCCCACTTTCCTTTGAAGCTTTCAAAGCACTAACAAACACACCTAAACCGGTGCTGTCCATATACGCTACATTTTCTAAATCCACTTCAATTTCATTACCACTCTCTTGGATTAAAGGCATTAATGATTTTTTTAACTCCGGGGCTGTATAGGCATCAATCTCCCCGCTCACTTCTAAAACTTTTACTTGGTTCTCTTCTTGTACATTAACTGATAAATTCATAATAACCCCCTCTGTCATCACAAATATAGATTATAGATAGATGACGATACAATGATAAAGTAGAACTGCATTCATCAGGGTTCCATCTCCCTAACGGAATGGCAGTCAAATGAACTGAATTTATACAGGCGCTCCATCCTCACCCACCAAACTTTCTATCTGATGAATAATGATAACAGCAGTCCGTTGTCCCGTTAAACTGCGGGAATTTCATTTTCTCTATCAAGCATTAACACTAAACTAATATATTGTATTCCCTGCATTTATAACTTTAAACCTCTTTACGAAGAACAATTAATGTAAAATCATCCCGTAACTGGAAATCTTGAAGTTTTTCAAAATACTGATACACGTTATCCACCAGTTCTTGCGCGGGTAAATCAATATATTTCCGGATTACTTCCAGCAGTTCCTCCGTTTCAATAAAACGATCTCCATCCCTGCATTCTGAAACACCGTCCGTCAGAAAGATAATTAAATCATCTTTATCAATATCCAATTCATATTCCCGATACTGCGCATCAGGCATAACACCAAGCACAATGCCTTTCGCCCGGACTTCTTCAAATGTCCCTGTTTCAGCGCGGTAAATATACCCCGGTTCATGACCTGCCGAGGATAACCTTAATTTACTTTCCTTTGGCAGATAGTGTGCATAACACATCGTGATGAACATGCTGGAATCAATATTTCTTTCGACAACCCGATTCAGGTTTTCTAATACTTTATTCGGGGACATGGTCGCTTCCGGATAGCTATCCATTGCATATTTAATCATGGACATGCAAAGTGCTGCCGGTATTCCTTTTCCAATCACGTCTGCAATAGCAATTCCAACAGTGCCATTACTTCCTTTCGTAAAATGATGGTAATCTCCATTCATCTGATGAGCAGGAACGCTGACAACTCCAATATCCAGTCCGTTAATTTCCGGCTTTTTAGTTCCCAGTAAAGTCTTTTGCATATTCGCAGCCACCGAAATCTCAGAAGTCAGCACATCTTTTTCCTGTCTTAAATAATCTACTTCCTGCAATGCCAAACCATAGAAAACAGTTGCTTCCAATAAAAATTCCATGGAAAGCTTGTACTCCTCCATCAGTTCCGGATAAATATGTTCCATTGCCTGGATATGCAAATTAATTAATTCTTCAGGTAAGATATTTTTTTTAATAAAATCTTTACTGATTAATTCAAGGTCATATAACGCTTTTTCGTCTTGTGTTTCAATATAC
The nucleotide sequence above comes from Oceanobacillus timonensis. Encoded proteins:
- a CDS encoding SpoIIE family protein phosphatase; the encoded protein is MISGKYVDVSVYQKSKKGNHFCGDSYFFIEEDQLFLGVLADGLGSGEIAKESSQVVVDIVKQHKHQTVKEIIDLCNKQLVGMRGAVMGILKIDFIDQSFTFSSIGNIGIIILEQGCKKKRNIPSSGYLGSRYRGVKVMTEKLNDGTNFIVFSDGVKDKELSAYYFKDYNVERITDAYKQNIHHTRQDDTTLMAIRYKGEKG
- the sigB gene encoding RNA polymerase sigma factor SigB — its product is MTTKSQPFNRGGDEVYQWIRALQEDPANEEIQEKIVLTYQNLVGSIARKYSKNSAIHEDLVQVGMIGLLGAIKRYDASYGKSFESFAIPTIIGEIKRFIRDKTWSVHVPRRIKELGPKIRKSADELTAKNQKSPTIQEIAEYIGVPEEEVLETMEMSKSYKALSVDHKIEADSDGSTVAILDLIGNDDDSFKNSEQKMMLEKILPVLSEREQVILECTYFKNMSQKETGEMLGISQMHVSRLQRRALRKLRETMQSESTEVFD
- the rsbW gene encoding anti-sigma B factor RsbW, which codes for MEAFDYIEMKVPAKAEYIGVMRLTLSGVANRVGFSYDAIEDLKVAISEAITNAVEHAYEEKESGEITVGFGVYDDRMEIMVADRGGSFDLEEVKNETGPYKNDEPVEKIREGGFGLFLIEALMDEVKINNKYGVMVIMTKYNREEEVDMDDDQISTIQ
- a CDS encoding STAS domain-containing protein gives rise to the protein MNLSVNVQEENQVKVLEVSGEIDAYTAPELKKSLMPLIQESGNEIEVDLENVAYMDSTGLGVFVSALKASKESGSHFTLKNVQGRVYRIFEITGLNGVMDIKAAIRGGNE
- a CDS encoding PP2C family protein-serine/threonine phosphatase; this encodes MKETIEKNTVKYQELLQKYIETQDEKALYDLELISKDFIKKNILPEELINLHIQAMEHIYPELMEEYKLSMEFLLEATVFYGLALQEVDYLRQEKDVLTSEISVAANMQKTLLGTKKPEINGLDIGVVSVPAHQMNGDYHHFTKGSNGTVGIAIADVIGKGIPAALCMSMIKYAMDSYPEATMSPNKVLENLNRVVERNIDSSMFITMCYAHYLPKESKLRLSSAGHEPGYIYRAETGTFEEVRAKGIVLGVMPDAQYREYELDIDKDDLIIFLTDGVSECRDGDRFIETEELLEVIRKYIDLPAQELVDNVYQYFEKLQDFQLRDDFTLIVLRKEV